The proteins below come from a single Methanobacterium petrolearium genomic window:
- a CDS encoding 50S ribosomal protein L11, whose product MATETVEILIDGGKATPGPPLGPAIGPLGINMMQVVEQINQKTADFEGMKVPVKVIVDTSTKEFEVTVGTPPTTALIMDELKIEKGSQDPGVDKVADLKIEQALKVARMKFDTLLSADYKNATKEVVGTCVSMGITVEGKDPREVQKEISDGVYNDKLVEKA is encoded by the coding sequence ATGGCAACAGAAACCGTTGAAATTCTTATAGATGGCGGTAAAGCCACTCCCGGCCCACCATTAGGTCCAGCCATCGGACCCCTAGGTATCAATATGATGCAAGTGGTGGAGCAAATTAACCAGAAAACAGCAGACTTCGAAGGCATGAAAGTACCAGTGAAAGTCATAGTGGACACCTCAACCAAAGAGTTCGAGGTTACAGTGGGAACACCCCCAACCACCGCACTGATCATGGATGAGTTGAAGATAGAAAAGGGTTCTCAAGACCCTGGAGTAGACAAAGTAGCTGATCTGAAAATTGAACAGGCTCTTAAGGTCGCCAGGATGAAATTCGACACCCTCTTATCAGCAGACTACAAAAATGCCACTAAAGAGGTTGTGGGTACCTGTGTGAGCATGGGTATCACTGTGGAAGGTAAAGATCCACGGGAAGTGCAAAAAGAAATCAGTGATGGTGTCTACAACGATAAGTTAGTAGAAAAAGCCTGA
- a CDS encoding transcription elongation factor Spt5, which translates to MIYAIRTLVGQEKNVARIIARNVKDSGIGVSAVLVPESLRGYILVESSTKLDLQNPAFKVPHMKGAIDGEIPYEEIKSFLKPEPIIASIQKGSIVELISGPFKGEKAKVVRIDESREDVVLELIEAAVPIPVTVKGDQIRLIQKEAD; encoded by the coding sequence TTGATTTATGCAATAAGAACACTGGTAGGTCAGGAAAAAAACGTGGCCCGTATAATTGCCAGGAATGTTAAAGACAGTGGGATTGGAGTAAGCGCAGTCCTGGTTCCAGAAAGTTTAAGGGGATACATATTAGTAGAATCCTCCACCAAACTGGATCTACAGAATCCTGCCTTTAAAGTACCCCATATGAAAGGGGCAATTGATGGAGAGATCCCATACGAAGAGATAAAAAGCTTTTTAAAGCCGGAACCAATAATAGCTTCCATACAGAAGGGAAGTATTGTGGAACTTATATCCGGACCATTTAAAGGAGAAAAAGCTAAAGTGGTCAGGATTGATGAATCCAGAGAAGATGTGGTTCTGGAACTTATTGAAGCTGCAGTTCCTATCCCAGTTACAGTTAAAGGTGATCAAATCAGATTAATACAGAAGGAGGCAGATTAA
- a CDS encoding protein translocase SEC61 complex subunit gamma — protein sequence MNLNKESIESFIKQCQRVLKVSRKPDREEYINVAKVTAIGIILIGVIGFIISIIGQLIQGTG from the coding sequence ATGAATTTAAACAAAGAATCAATTGAAAGTTTTATAAAACAGTGCCAGAGAGTGCTAAAAGTCTCCAGGAAACCAGACCGGGAGGAATATATCAATGTGGCCAAAGTAACAGCTATTGGCATTATCCTCATTGGAGTCATAGGTTTCATAATTAGTATAATAGGTCAGCTTATTCAAGGCACTGGTTAG